One Ostrinia nubilalis chromosome 4, ilOstNubi1.1, whole genome shotgun sequence DNA window includes the following coding sequences:
- the LOC135071384 gene encoding calcium homeostasis endoplasmic reticulum protein codes for MELPQPPQDQDLRNIIDKLAQFVARNGPEFEKMTKNKQKNNPKFSFLYGGEYFNYYQYKVTTEQAILKQSAGGQVAPAPAGAYMAQNRQYVMPQQAGASPAALGLAASMAAAPALQQWLAANSAPAPAPHSQHDVDNVNVQINMLKEQITQSENNLNAQHTVLIQQQQAKINELVSKAQVEKIQMMAEENKISLPELDGILQPIIDTCTKDSISTGKGWILQHATSHDAGKVISQHLLRKVTQPGAPFSQKLHIIYLVNDVLHHCARKNAEDLKKNLENVVVPMFCNASIAVTEEQEAKLNKLLRLWESKSNYFETAVIEKMKSPTSSYQEYQNNLIALHSNAISHLTQQTKTTFENYQTQHQAFVSHTMQQIQQLEMQKRAIEIQNSHDNDNMQQQNNMQNFQNNNFHGDQNFSQMGGYDHNFSSNNQYGSESGDNYPSNNSMTGNDNSYDSQTFDQITNQKRNDIEEPDLSNLPNVNFSQPPPGFKPNDNSALLAFQNGLPDLSKPPPGFPAFTEINNDDLMPSVPYFELPAGLMVPLIMLEDDRYRPLDPARIRLPPPAPPNERLLAAVDAFYAAPNHERPRDNEGWEKLGLYEYYKAKNSARKNKEEAVAQGLRERSKSPSPIPKDLQKQPTPPGRRYRSKSRTPEKRSPARSKSRSPSPRRKAAAATSATTWRRERDGRRRSRSRSRSRSRSRSRSPRERHRESPRSRRVERSRSPTPPSFLGGASYPSTSSGLDPSNKGHQLLQKMGWSAGGLGAAGQGIAEPISGGTVRDKQDQYKGIGVNLNDPYENFRKNKGAAFITRMKERALERSS; via the exons atggAGCTTCCGCAGCCACCGCAAG ATCAAGATCTTCGTAATATAATCGACAAACTCGCACAATTTGTCGCCCGAAATGGCCCGGAGTTCGAGAAGATGACCaagaacaaacaaaaaaacaacccGAAATTCAGCTTCCTGTACGGCGGAGAATACTTCAACTACTACCAGTACAAAGTGACCACAGAGCAAGCAA TTCTAAAGCAATCCGCCGGTGGCCAGGTGGCACCCGCTCCCGCCGGGGCTTATATGGCACAGAACAGGCAATATGTAATGCCCCAACAGGCCGGCGCGTCGCCCGCAGCGCTGGGCCTGGCGGCGTCGatggcggcggcgccggcgctgcAGCAGTGGCTGGCGGCCAACtcggcgcccgcgcccgcgccgcactCGCAACACGACGTCGACAACGTCAATGTCCAGATCAACATGCTAAAAGAGCAAATAACTCAATCGGAAAACAATCTCAATGCTCAGCACACG GTGTTAATTCAGCAGCAGCAGGCTAAAATTAATGAGCTAGTGAGCAAGGCGCAAGTGGAAAAAATCCAGATGATGGCCGAGGAGAATAAAATCAGTCTGCCTGAGCTGGACGGCATACTACAACCTATCATAGACACATGCACAAAAGACAGCATCTCTACAG GCAAAGGCTGGATATTGCAGCATGCCACGTCTCACGACGCGGGCAAGGTGATATCGCAGCACCTTCTGCGGAAAGTCACCCAGCCGGGCGCGCCGTTCTCGCAGAAGCTACACATCATCTACCTCGTCAACGACGTCCTACACCACTG TGCTCGCAAAAACGCAGAAGATTTGAAGAAAAATTTGGAAAATGTGGTGGTTCCAATGTTTTGCAATGCCAGTATAG CCGTCACCGAAGAGCAGGAGGCTAAGCTTAACAAGCTGCTTCGCCTGTGGGAGTCCAAGTCGAATTATTTCGAGACCGCCGTTATAGAGAAAATGAAGAGCCCCACCAGCTCCTACCAAGAGTACCAGAACAACTTGATTGCTCTGCACTCCAACGCTATATCACATTTGACACAACAAACAAAAACCACATTCGAAAA CTACCAAACTCAACATCAGGCTTTTGTGTCACACACAATGCAACAAATTCAGCAACTTGAAATGCAGAAGCGAGCTATCGAGATTCAGAACAGTCATGATAACGACAACATGCAGCAGCAAAATAACATGCAAAACTTCCAAAACAATAACTTCCATGGCGATCAGAACTTCTCCCAGATGGGAGGTTACGATCATAACTTTAGCTCCAATAATCAATACGGCAGCGAAAGTGGCGACAACTACCCATCTAATAACAGCATGACTGGCAATGATAACAGTTATGATAGTCAAACTTTCGATCAAATCACAAATCAGAAGAGAAATGATATAGAAGAGCCAGATTTGTCAAATCTTCCAAATGTCAATTTCTCCCAACCGCCACCTGGATTCAAGCCCAACGATAATTCAGCCCTGTTAGCATTCCAAAATGGTCTTCCAGACCTTAGTAAACCTCCTCCAGGCTTCCCTGCGTTCACGGAAATAAACAATGATGACCTTATGCCTTCTGTTCCCTATTTCGAGTTGCCTGCTGGTTTAATGGTTCCTCTTATCATG TTGGAAGACGACCGGTATAGGCCCCTGGACCCGGCGCGAATCCGGCtgccgccgcctgcgccgcctAACGAACGGCTGCTGGCTGCCGTCGACGCCTTCTACGCCGCACCCAACCACGAGAGGCCTAGAGATAA TGAGGGATGGGAGAAATTAGGATTATATGAATATTACAAAGCCAAAAACTCGGCGAGGAAAAACAAAGAAGAGGCAGTTGCTCAGGGGCTCAGGGAAAGGTCAAAGTCTCCGAGCCCCATCCCCAAAGACTTACAAAAACAACCCACCCCGCCTGGCAGACGATACAG GTCGAAAAGTCGAACGCCGGAGAAACGGTCGCCCGCTCGCTCAAAGTCGCggtcgccgtcgccgcgccgcaAAGCAGCAGCGGCAACCTCGGCAACCACTTGGAGACGAGAAAGAGACG GCCGCAGAAGATCACGGTCAAGGTCGCGGTCGCGGTCGAGGTCGCGCAGCCGGTCGCCGCGGGAGCGCCACCGCGAGTCGCCGCGCTCGCGCCGCGTCGAGCGCTCGCGGTCGCCCACGCCCCCTAGTTTCCT TGGTGGTGCATCTTATCCCAGTACATCCAGCGGCCTGGACCCCAGCAACAAGGGCCACCAGCTGCTTCAGAAGATGGGCTGGAGCGCCGGCGGGCTGGGCGCGGCCGGGCAGGGCATAGCCGAGCCAATCAGCGGGGGCACAGTTAGGGATAAGCAGGATCAATATAAAG gtatAGGCGTAAACTTAAATGACCCCTACGAAAACTTCAGAAAGAACAAAGGTGCAGCATTTATTACGAGGATGAAGGAAAGAGCACTAGAGCGTTCATCGTGA
- the LOC135071189 gene encoding protein misato — protein MATREILTLQFGHYTNYIGAHFWNTQELSFDYTGLKKTEVNHDILYREGENGKGETTYTPRLLLADLKGSLKTLPVSGGLPEESDPDYLEWENVDKVEEPAPQKNQYLVDIDSEGPAAAEKTYNFEEEVKTWTDFIYPRLHSRSVNVIKEYNHGDENEGFDIYNSGTALWKHDFGDTFSDNIRKYVEECDSMQGFQVNFDCIDGFSGMAMGCIEYLADEYTKPIVAYPIIPSYFPDNNPSTQEERDKSNLKDSTRLVNLALSLQALSEHATLFVPLCTGEKGWRKPGNPRSFEYINYNPQLYYHSSALLATAIDTLSQKYRHKSNIHTMSDICADMTGYGRKMAAASLGMPFALNESQYLIDFLNNTTKPIYTSLTPSCKIASDKLFQLITVRGIPESYLKAPLKEAKEQMNLPAYRCNSVKEMFELYFQASNFLSATNVTVCEQPFELKTPYPQFFSKDLNKYGFVASDSTQERFESCAVVAGYHNGNFMADMIEKVHREVSRIQFAKLHKFRQEGLEAADYKESLDKLAEFKDNYEDDFEL, from the exons ATGGCTACTCGTGAGATATTAACTCTTCAATTTGGTCACTATACGAATTATATTGGTGCTCACTTCTGGAATACACAAGAGCTTAGCTTTGACTATACAGGCCTTAAAAAAACTGAAGTTAATCATGATATTTTATACCGCGAAGGGGAAAATGGTAAAGGAGAAACTACTTACACACCGAGGCTCCTTTTGGCGGACTTGAAAGGTTCTCTGAAAACCCTACCAGTGAGTGGCGGATTACCTGAGGAAAGCGATCCGGACTACCTAGAGTGGGAAAATGTTGACAAAGTTGAAGAACCAGCTCCTCAAAAGAATCAgtatttagttgatattgattcaGAAGGACCAGCAGCTGCAGAGAAAACTTATAACTTTGAAGAAGAAGTCAAAACCTGGACCGATTTTATTTATCCTCGCTTACATTCCCGTTCAGTCAATGTTATCAAAGAATACAACCATGGCGATGAAaat GAAGGATTTGACATTTATAACTCTGGCACCGCATTATGGAAACACGACTTTGGCGACACATTCAGTGATAATATTAGAAAATATGTAGAGGAATGTGATAGCATGCAAGGGTTCCAAGTTAATTTTGACTGTATTGATGGATTTTCTGGAATGGCAATGGGTTGCATTGAATATTTGGCAGATGAATATACTAAGCCTATTGTAGCTTATCCTATCATTCCATCATACTTTCCTGATAATAATCCTAGCACACAAGAAGAAAGAGATAAATCTAATTTAAAAGACTCAACTAGGCTGGTAAATCTTGCTCTTTCTCTGCAAGCATTATCTGAACATGCCACATTATTTGTACCTTTGTGTACCGGTGAAAAAGGATGGAGAAAACCAGGAAACCCAAGATCTTTTGAATACATTAACTACAACCCACAGCTTTACTACCACTCCTCAGCATTATTGGCCACAGCTATTGATACTCTTAGTCAGAAATACAGACACAAAAGCAACATTCATACCATGTCTGATATCTGTGCAGATATGACTGGGTATGGAAGGAAAATGGCAGCAGCTTCCCTTGGCATGCCATTTGCATTGAATGAATCACAATACCTGATTGATTTTCTGAACAATACAACTAAACCTATTTATACATCCCTAACACCCAGTTGTAAGATTGCATCAGACAAACTGTTCCAGTTGATCACAGTCAGAGGGATACCAGAAAGCTATTTGAAAGCACCACTGAAGGAAGCCaaagaacaaatgaatttaccGGCATACCGATGCAACAGTGTCAAAGAAATGTTTGAACTTTATTTCCAAGCAAGCAACTTCTTATCAGCAACAAATGTTACTGTCTGTGAGCAGCCCTTTGAGTTAAAAACACCATATCCACAATTTTTCTCGAAAGATCTAAACAAATATGGTTTTGTAGCAAGTGATAGTACACAAGAGAGATTCGAAAGTTGTGCTGTTGTGGCAGGCTACCATAATGGCAATTTTATGGCTGATATGATTGAGAAAGTACACAGAGAGGTCAGCAGAATTCAGTTTGCAAAATTACACAAATTCAGACAAGAAGGATTGGAGGCGGCAGATTATAAAGAGAGTTTGGACAAATTGGCTGAATTCAAAGATAATTATGAAGATGACTTTGAACTTTAA